Proteins from one Listeria innocua genomic window:
- the gltB gene encoding glutamate synthase large subunit produces MKQTNLPKKHGLYNPENEHDACGIGFVANIKKISSHKIVEQGIHMLCQLKHRGGEVGGDTGDGAGILLEISDSFFRRECSKLGITLPEKYHYAVGMFNFPQNKAQRECLMSETEKLIASEGQTFLGWRKLPTDVTKVGAGARKTEPAMYQLFIQKNAELDEAGFERALYLIRKQVEKFAATSELITETFYVPSLSTRTVIFKGMLLPEQINQYYLDLADPAYVSAFALVHLRFSTNTFPSWERAHPYRYLIHNGEINTQRGNVNWMKAREKRAESALLGKDLVKVLPVIDESGSDSATLDNALEFLVQAGRSLPHVAMMLIPEPWDKNPHMTDPKRAFYEYHSTLMEPWDGPTSISFTNGRVIGTILDRNGLRPARYYETKDHTIIYSSETGVVPVDPSEVIRKETVGAGTMLLIDLEAGRIVTDSELKDELTTEKPYREWLDLEMSEIADLVTADLRYESMDKSERFKKQRAFGYTQDELNKILIPMVTEKKDPMGAMGYDAPLAVLSQRPQVLFNYFKQLFAQVTNPPIDGIREETVTSAMTLLGDEGNILNPTAKNANRIRLKTPILSRKEFAALTLQTKFAKPTVTLPILFKAEERDGLEACLEELFEAADKKIANGAELLVLSDDGVNAEWIGIPALLAVSGLHHHLVKAGTRTKVSIIVKTAEARDVHQCALLIGYGADAVFPSLAIDTFDGLIKEGRIKGFTLDEAESRYIEAITDGILKIMSKMGISTVQSYRGAQIFEAIGIGDEVINTYFPGTASQIGGIPLEVIAQEAWLRHREAYHDIGYQSFTLNTGGEYQWRSNGEYHVYNPLAIHSLQQATRENDRETYNLYSDLMQNQSNAFLRGLLTFTSDRKPIPLDEVEPAESIFKRFKSGAMSYGSISQEAHEALAIAMNRIGGKSNSGEGGENPNRFTPDENGDWRRSAIKQIASGRFGVTSHYLVNAEELQIKMAQGAKPGEGGHLPGKKVYPWISKTRGSTTGVGLISPPPHHDIYSIEDLSQLIFDLKNANQNARVNVKLVSKTGIGTIAAGVAKGNADVILVSGYEGGTGAAARTSIRHAGVPWEIGLAETHQTLLLNGLRNKVVVETDGKLMTGKDVLVAAMLGAEEFGFATAPLVTLGCVMMRVCHLDTCPVGVATQNPELRKKFNGSADYVVNFFHFIVAEMREMMAELGFRSLTEIIGHKEFLTTHEKKEAHWKAKYIDFSNMLYSDDFYKNQVQYCTKQQDHKIDQTLDMREIVPLIKPALENGEKVTGTFAVRNVDRAIGTIAGSFISKKYGAVGLPEDTISLDFVGSAGQSFGAYTPLGMTLRIHGDANDYFGKGLSGGKLIVSPDHRTPIKAHDSAIVGNVTLYGATGGHAYMHGKAGARFAVRNSGATAVVEGIGDNGCEYMTGGTVVILGEIGENFAAGMSGGVAYIYTKNSQETTTKINHELVNSRSTLSAPELAKLKQLIEQHANLTRSEFAQEILSNWEDEKANFIFVIPNEYEMMLTRITSLEQTGKTHDEAELQAFYEHKDGKLIAGVAK; encoded by the coding sequence ATGAAACAAACAAATTTGCCAAAAAAACACGGCCTGTATAATCCAGAGAATGAGCATGATGCTTGTGGTATTGGGTTTGTAGCTAATATTAAAAAGATTTCTTCTCATAAGATTGTCGAACAAGGAATTCATATGCTTTGCCAGCTTAAACACCGCGGCGGGGAAGTTGGAGGAGATACAGGTGACGGGGCTGGTATTTTGCTTGAAATTTCTGACTCTTTCTTCCGGCGTGAATGTAGCAAGCTTGGCATTACGCTACCAGAAAAATATCATTATGCTGTTGGGATGTTTAATTTCCCTCAAAATAAAGCTCAGCGCGAATGTTTAATGTCAGAAACAGAAAAACTAATTGCAAGCGAAGGCCAAACGTTTCTAGGTTGGCGTAAACTTCCAACTGATGTTACAAAAGTCGGTGCCGGAGCTAGAAAAACAGAGCCTGCAATGTATCAATTATTTATTCAGAAAAATGCCGAATTGGACGAAGCCGGTTTTGAACGAGCGCTTTATTTAATTAGAAAACAAGTCGAAAAATTTGCAGCTACTTCTGAACTAATTACCGAAACTTTTTACGTTCCAAGTTTATCGACACGAACAGTTATTTTTAAAGGAATGCTGTTACCAGAGCAAATTAATCAATATTACTTAGACTTAGCAGATCCAGCTTATGTATCGGCTTTTGCTTTGGTGCATTTGCGTTTTTCAACAAATACTTTTCCTAGCTGGGAACGGGCGCATCCATACCGCTATTTAATTCATAACGGTGAAATTAATACGCAACGTGGCAATGTAAACTGGATGAAAGCGCGGGAAAAAAGAGCGGAATCAGCTTTACTTGGAAAAGATTTAGTTAAAGTATTACCAGTTATTGACGAAAGCGGAAGTGACTCGGCAACGTTAGACAACGCTTTAGAATTTTTAGTGCAGGCTGGTCGTTCGCTACCTCATGTGGCAATGATGCTAATTCCAGAACCGTGGGATAAAAATCCACATATGACAGATCCAAAACGCGCATTTTATGAATACCATAGTACTTTAATGGAACCTTGGGATGGACCAACATCGATTTCATTTACAAATGGACGTGTTATCGGCACTATTTTGGATAGAAATGGGTTACGCCCAGCACGTTATTATGAAACAAAAGATCATACAATCATTTACTCATCGGAAACAGGCGTCGTGCCAGTAGATCCAAGTGAGGTAATTCGTAAAGAAACGGTTGGCGCGGGAACGATGTTGCTGATTGATTTAGAAGCGGGACGAATTGTCACTGATTCTGAACTTAAAGATGAACTAACAACTGAAAAACCGTATCGTGAATGGCTAGATTTAGAGATGTCAGAGATTGCTGACTTAGTTACAGCTGATTTACGTTATGAGTCGATGGATAAGTCAGAGCGTTTCAAAAAACAACGTGCATTTGGTTATACGCAAGATGAATTAAATAAAATTTTGATTCCTATGGTCACAGAGAAAAAAGATCCGATGGGCGCAATGGGGTATGATGCACCGCTTGCAGTATTGAGTCAGCGCCCCCAAGTATTGTTTAATTACTTTAAACAACTGTTTGCGCAAGTAACGAATCCGCCAATTGATGGTATACGCGAAGAAACTGTTACCTCGGCGATGACGCTACTTGGTGATGAGGGGAATATTTTAAATCCAACTGCGAAAAATGCTAATCGAATTCGCTTAAAAACGCCTATTTTATCTCGAAAAGAATTTGCTGCTCTCACCTTACAAACAAAATTTGCTAAACCAACTGTTACTTTACCGATTTTATTTAAGGCGGAAGAGCGGGATGGATTAGAAGCATGTTTGGAAGAATTATTTGAAGCAGCTGATAAAAAAATCGCGAACGGGGCAGAATTGCTAGTTTTATCAGATGATGGCGTGAATGCAGAGTGGATTGGTATTCCAGCATTATTAGCTGTTAGTGGTTTGCATCATCATTTAGTAAAAGCAGGAACGCGGACGAAAGTAAGTATTATCGTAAAAACAGCAGAAGCAAGAGACGTTCATCAATGTGCACTGTTAATTGGTTACGGGGCGGATGCTGTATTCCCAAGTTTAGCAATTGATACTTTTGATGGCTTAATTAAAGAAGGGCGCATTAAAGGCTTCACGCTAGATGAGGCGGAAAGTCGTTATATTGAAGCAATTACCGATGGAATTTTAAAAATCATGTCGAAAATGGGGATTTCTACCGTTCAAAGTTATCGTGGGGCACAGATTTTTGAAGCAATCGGAATTGGCGACGAAGTAATTAACACTTATTTTCCGGGTACTGCCTCACAAATTGGTGGTATTCCACTAGAAGTTATCGCTCAAGAAGCTTGGTTGCGTCACCGTGAAGCATATCATGATATTGGCTACCAAAGTTTCACGCTTAATACAGGCGGAGAGTATCAGTGGCGTTCAAATGGAGAATATCACGTATATAATCCACTTGCGATCCATTCTTTACAACAAGCTACGCGTGAAAATGACCGAGAAACATACAATTTATATTCGGATTTAATGCAAAATCAAAGTAATGCCTTTTTAAGAGGGTTATTAACATTTACAAGCGACCGCAAGCCGATTCCTTTAGATGAGGTAGAGCCTGCGGAGTCGATTTTCAAGCGATTTAAGTCTGGCGCGATGTCTTATGGTTCGATTAGTCAAGAAGCTCATGAGGCACTTGCTATCGCGATGAACCGTATTGGCGGCAAAAGTAATAGTGGAGAAGGCGGCGAAAACCCGAACCGCTTTACGCCAGATGAAAATGGAGATTGGCGTAGAAGTGCTATAAAACAAATCGCTTCTGGACGTTTTGGCGTAACAAGTCATTATTTGGTCAATGCAGAGGAACTCCAAATCAAGATGGCTCAAGGGGCAAAACCTGGTGAAGGCGGACATTTACCTGGGAAAAAAGTTTATCCATGGATTTCCAAAACACGTGGTTCCACAACAGGGGTTGGCCTCATTTCACCACCACCGCATCATGATATTTATTCAATTGAAGATTTATCGCAACTAATTTTCGACTTAAAAAACGCTAACCAAAATGCGCGTGTAAACGTAAAATTAGTTTCGAAAACAGGGATTGGAACGATTGCTGCTGGGGTTGCTAAAGGAAATGCTGATGTCATTTTAGTAAGTGGCTATGAAGGCGGAACCGGGGCAGCGGCAAGAACAAGTATCCGTCATGCAGGTGTGCCGTGGGAAATCGGTTTAGCTGAAACTCACCAAACATTACTGCTGAACGGTTTGAGAAATAAAGTTGTCGTTGAAACAGACGGAAAACTAATGACCGGGAAAGACGTTTTAGTTGCTGCTATGCTTGGTGCAGAAGAATTTGGGTTCGCAACTGCGCCACTTGTAACGCTAGGCTGTGTTATGATGCGTGTTTGTCATTTAGATACATGTCCAGTTGGGGTAGCAACGCAAAATCCTGAGCTTCGTAAAAAATTCAATGGTTCAGCAGATTATGTGGTTAACTTTTTCCATTTTATTGTTGCAGAAATGCGCGAAATGATGGCTGAGCTTGGATTTAGAAGTCTAACAGAAATTATTGGTCATAAAGAGTTTTTAACAACCCATGAGAAAAAAGAAGCGCACTGGAAAGCGAAATATATCGACTTTTCGAATATGCTTTACAGCGATGACTTTTATAAAAATCAAGTCCAATACTGTACGAAACAGCAAGACCACAAAATCGATCAAACGCTAGATATGCGAGAAATTGTTCCATTAATTAAACCGGCACTCGAAAACGGTGAAAAGGTAACTGGAACTTTCGCAGTACGAAACGTTGACCGCGCAATTGGTACGATTGCAGGCTCCTTTATAAGTAAAAAATATGGTGCGGTAGGGTTACCTGAAGACACCATTTCACTTGATTTTGTCGGATCAGCAGGTCAAAGTTTTGGCGCTTATACTCCACTTGGTATGACGCTTCGAATTCATGGTGACGCTAATGACTACTTCGGAAAAGGACTTTCTGGCGGTAAATTAATTGTAAGTCCAGATCATAGAACGCCAATTAAAGCTCATGACTCCGCGATTGTTGGGAACGTAACGCTATACGGGGCAACGGGAGGGCATGCGTATATGCACGGAAAAGCAGGTGCACGGTTTGCCGTTCGTAATAGTGGTGCAACAGCTGTAGTGGAAGGCATTGGCGATAATGGTTGTGAATATATGACTGGCGGGACGGTAGTTATTCTCGGAGAAATCGGCGAGAACTTTGCAGCTGGGATGTCTGGTGGAGTTGCATACATTTACACGAAAAACAGCCAAGAAACAACTACAAAAATCAACCATGAACTTGTTAACAGTAGGTCTACGTTATCTGCACCAGAATTAGCTAAACTAAAACAGTTAATCGAGCAACATGCTAACCTTACTCGAAGCGAGTTTGCACAAGAAATTCTTAGCAACTGGGAAGATGAAAAAGCGAATTTTATTTTCGTTATCCCGAATGAATATGAAATGATGTTAACAAGAATAACTTCACTAGAACAAACTGGAAAAACACATGATGAAGCAGAATTACAAGCTTTTTATGAACATAAAGACGGAAAATTAATTGCCGGAGTGGCGAAATAG
- a CDS encoding LysR family transcriptional regulator → MELRQLKYFMEVARVEHMTKASENLHVAQSAVSRQITKLEEELGVPLFDRVGRNMQLTSVGQDFLSQATIALNELQKAEALVTEYTDPTKGTVRVGLPNSLSTKVLPSVISTFREKYPEITYQFMEGTNEELTEMLVNGVLDMTFLSPVPESSEQIEALRFFDEKLKLIVPTSHHLAENFTVSLKELSSEKFVLYPEDFDLYKIVTKAANKKGFEPQIAFQSRDFYTIQGLVGAGLGISILPEMILDGAIFKETKSIALRDKELRRSVGIITTKKRNLSPSENLFRSFIISFFSN, encoded by the coding sequence ATGGAACTTAGACAATTAAAGTATTTCATGGAAGTAGCCCGCGTCGAGCATATGACTAAAGCTAGCGAGAATTTGCACGTAGCCCAATCTGCCGTTAGTAGACAGATAACGAAACTAGAGGAAGAACTAGGTGTGCCTTTATTTGACCGTGTCGGTCGTAATATGCAGCTCACGAGTGTCGGTCAAGACTTCCTGAGTCAAGCTACAATCGCATTAAATGAACTACAAAAAGCCGAAGCCCTCGTAACTGAATACACCGATCCCACTAAAGGAACAGTTAGAGTCGGCCTGCCCAATTCGCTATCTACCAAAGTCTTGCCATCTGTTATTTCCACTTTCCGAGAAAAATATCCAGAAATCACCTACCAATTTATGGAAGGAACAAATGAAGAACTTACCGAAATGCTAGTAAATGGTGTTTTAGACATGACGTTCTTATCTCCAGTACCCGAATCTAGTGAACAAATTGAAGCCCTCCGTTTTTTTGATGAAAAATTGAAATTAATCGTCCCAACAAGTCATCATCTTGCAGAAAATTTCACTGTTTCACTCAAGGAACTCTCTTCTGAAAAATTCGTACTTTATCCTGAAGACTTCGATTTATATAAAATCGTTACGAAAGCGGCGAATAAAAAAGGCTTCGAACCGCAAATAGCTTTTCAAAGCAGGGATTTTTATACAATTCAAGGATTGGTTGGCGCTGGTCTTGGCATTAGTATTTTACCGGAAATGATTTTAGATGGTGCGATTTTTAAAGAAACGAAGAGTATTGCACTCCGAGATAAAGAGTTACGTCGATCTGTAGGGATTATTACGACAAAAAAACGGAACCTATCCCCTTCTGAGAATTTGTTCCGTTCATTTATTATTTCGTTCTTTTCCAATTAA
- a CDS encoding GNAT family N-acetyltransferase produces MIIRKEQPQDYEAIRRVNEEAFKGTVEADLIQNIRKSDYYQPGLSLVAETEDGLIVGYIMFSEISLETAGRSRFILGLAPLAVLPEYQGKRVGSSLMEEGIRLSREKAYPAIAVLGHADYYPRFGFIPSNQFAIPAPFDVPSEYFMLLELYDGSLENLAGTIHYPAAFSEDN; encoded by the coding sequence ATGATTATTAGGAAAGAACAACCACAAGATTACGAGGCCATTCGTCGTGTGAATGAGGAAGCTTTTAAAGGAACTGTGGAAGCAGACTTAATTCAAAATATCCGGAAATCCGATTATTATCAGCCAGGTTTGTCACTTGTAGCAGAAACGGAAGATGGGCTTATTGTAGGCTATATTATGTTTAGTGAAATTTCACTGGAGACAGCTGGGCGCAGCAGATTTATTTTAGGTCTTGCCCCGCTTGCCGTTTTGCCAGAATACCAGGGGAAACGGGTTGGTTCAAGCTTAATGGAGGAAGGGATCCGCTTATCACGCGAAAAAGCATATCCCGCTATTGCTGTGTTAGGACATGCTGATTATTATCCGCGATTTGGATTTATTCCTTCCAATCAATTTGCGATTCCAGCACCATTTGATGTGCCATCTGAATACTTTATGCTACTTGAACTGTATGATGGAAGTTTAGAAAATCTAGCAGGGACAATTCATTACCCAGCTGCATTTTCTGAAGATAATTAA
- a CDS encoding iron-containing alcohol dehydrogenase family protein: MLNKELIVRGAPQEYFCQVGAWDTLPTHLERRGLKNVLVVRGNASWEVAKKKFPVLSNVTSTFEVYNGGSTYEERDRLVAIMKTNNMDAIIAVGGGKIADVCKAAAAVLRLPVIILPTLASTCAAYTPLSVMYDVEGAMIRYDVFASSNALLLIDPEMILDSPKELLVAGIGDTLAKWYEADVIIKSLPTKSVEIEIAHIAAKMCRDNLLQFSEEALNAMDKQELNEAFVKIIETNILVGGMVGGFGDDYGRCAGAHSIHDALTMVPETHHLLHGNKVAYGILVQLVIENRWNEIDQLLPFYAKLGLPTSLYDMGLATLTEETIVAVSKRATEPHETIHMMPGEMTAEVVLNAIKQLEDSMAMKRVAK, translated from the coding sequence TTGTTGAATAAAGAATTGATTGTACGCGGAGCTCCACAAGAGTATTTTTGCCAAGTAGGCGCATGGGATACTTTACCTACCCACTTAGAACGCCGCGGTTTGAAAAATGTTTTAGTAGTTCGTGGAAATGCTTCTTGGGAAGTCGCTAAAAAGAAATTCCCGGTATTATCTAATGTTACATCTACTTTTGAAGTATATAATGGCGGTTCAACGTATGAGGAACGCGATCGTCTGGTAGCGATAATGAAAACAAATAATATGGATGCGATTATAGCAGTCGGTGGCGGAAAAATTGCTGATGTATGTAAAGCAGCGGCAGCAGTTTTACGGTTACCAGTGATTATTTTACCAACACTTGCTTCCACTTGTGCGGCTTATACACCGCTTAGTGTGATGTATGACGTTGAAGGCGCAATGATTCGTTATGACGTATTCGCTAGCAGCAACGCCTTATTATTAATTGATCCGGAAATGATTTTAGATTCACCAAAAGAATTGCTTGTTGCAGGTATTGGCGATACGCTCGCTAAATGGTATGAAGCAGATGTGATTATTAAATCATTACCAACTAAATCTGTCGAAATCGAAATTGCTCATATTGCTGCTAAAATGTGCCGAGACAATTTACTGCAATTTAGCGAAGAAGCACTTAACGCAATGGATAAGCAAGAATTAAATGAAGCATTCGTGAAAATTATCGAAACAAATATTTTAGTTGGCGGAATGGTTGGCGGTTTTGGTGATGATTATGGACGTTGTGCGGGAGCGCATTCGATTCATGATGCATTAACTATGGTGCCAGAAACGCATCATTTGTTACATGGTAATAAAGTGGCGTACGGAATTTTAGTTCAACTAGTTATTGAAAATCGATGGAATGAAATTGACCAATTACTACCGTTTTATGCCAAACTGGGTCTTCCAACGAGTTTGTATGATATGGGGCTGGCGACACTTACTGAAGAAACAATCGTTGCTGTATCTAAACGAGCAACTGAGCCACATGAGACGATCCATATGATGCCAGGTGAAATGACAGCTGAAGTAGTATTAAATGCGATAAAACAGCTGGAAGATAGCATGGCAATGAAGCGTGTGGCTAAGTAA
- a CDS encoding amino acid ABC transporter substrate-binding protein — MKKGLLITVMAIVMLALGACSSGESKEDQWSRIKKDKEVVIGLDDSFVPMGFRDKDDNLVGFDIDLAKAVFEEYGIKAKFTPIDWTMKESELKNGSIDLIWNGYTVTDARKKQVAFSKPYMKNEQVLVTLKSSNINKFSDMKDKTLGAQNGASSIDDMAKKPEVLTDIIKNNEPELYDTFDTAFIDLNNKRIDGLIIDEVYARYYIDKQKNKDDYTIITGGFDPTDFAVGMRKSDKELQSKTNEAFEKLYKEGKMQEISKKWFGDDEIAKQ; from the coding sequence ATGAAAAAAGGATTATTAATAACGGTAATGGCAATTGTAATGTTAGCGCTAGGGGCATGTTCAAGTGGTGAATCTAAGGAAGACCAGTGGAGTAGAATTAAAAAAGATAAGGAAGTCGTCATTGGTTTAGATGATAGTTTTGTACCAATGGGATTTCGTGATAAAGATGATAATTTAGTCGGATTTGATATTGACCTTGCAAAAGCTGTTTTTGAAGAATATGGTATTAAAGCGAAATTTACGCCAATTGACTGGACGATGAAAGAGTCTGAGCTGAAAAATGGTTCGATAGATTTGATTTGGAATGGCTATACGGTAACTGACGCAAGAAAAAAACAAGTTGCATTTAGCAAACCTTACATGAAAAACGAACAAGTATTAGTAACCTTGAAATCAAGCAATATTAATAAATTTAGTGATATGAAAGATAAAACGCTAGGGGCTCAAAACGGCGCAAGTTCGATTGATGACATGGCTAAAAAACCAGAAGTGCTCACAGATATTATCAAAAACAACGAACCAGAATTGTATGATACGTTCGATACAGCATTTATTGATTTGAATAATAAACGCATTGACGGGTTGATTATTGATGAAGTATACGCGCGTTATTATATTGATAAACAAAAAAATAAAGATGACTATACTATTATAACTGGTGGCTTTGATCCGACCGATTTTGCTGTAGGTATGCGTAAAAGTGATAAAGAACTGCAATCAAAAACCAATGAAGCGTTTGAAAAATTATATAAAGAAGGAAAAATGCAGGAAATTAGTAAAAAATGGTTTGGTGATGACGAAATCGCTAAGCAGTAG
- a CDS encoding amino acid ABC transporter ATP-binding protein translates to MLEIKNLSKKFDQKTILDNVNIALQDGEILSIVGPSGGGKTTLLRCISGLEKMDAGEIFIDGEKIDPMSRKDVENTIGVVFQEFHLFPHLSVLDNLILAPTLARKTKKEEAIKEAERLLGLLDLADKADNMPYQLSGGQKQRVAIARALAMNPKVLLFDEPTSALDPDLRDHVASLILSLKNVGITQIIVTHDHDFAKKVADQMMEVEPLKKEAI, encoded by the coding sequence ATGTTGGAAATTAAAAATTTATCGAAAAAATTTGATCAAAAAACGATTTTAGATAATGTGAATATTGCGCTTCAAGACGGGGAAATTCTTTCTATCGTCGGGCCATCCGGTGGCGGGAAAACCACTTTGCTTCGTTGTATTAGTGGCCTTGAAAAAATGGATGCCGGAGAAATTTTTATTGACGGTGAAAAAATTGATCCGATGTCGAGAAAAGATGTGGAAAATACGATTGGCGTAGTTTTTCAAGAATTTCACTTGTTTCCGCATTTAAGTGTGTTAGATAATTTGATTTTGGCACCGACGCTTGCTAGGAAAACTAAAAAAGAAGAAGCTATTAAAGAAGCTGAAAGGTTACTTGGCTTACTTGATTTAGCAGATAAAGCGGACAATATGCCTTACCAATTATCTGGAGGACAAAAGCAACGTGTGGCTATTGCTCGGGCACTGGCGATGAACCCAAAAGTACTACTATTTGATGAACCGACATCGGCTTTAGATCCTGACTTACGAGATCATGTGGCGTCGTTAATTTTGAGTTTGAAAAATGTTGGTATTACGCAGATTATTGTGACTCATGATCACGATTTTGCCAAAAAAGTTGCAGATCAAATGATGGAAGTCGAACCACTAAAAAAGGAGGCAATTTAA
- a CDS encoding amino acid ABC transporter permease: MDYIMEILPALLDGAKTTLLVFVVTLVCSIPLGAIVAVGNISKIAPLKFILNIYIWIMRGTPLLLQLIFIYYGLPIIGVVFDRMDAVFIAFILNYAAYFAEIFRGGFLSIENGQYESAKVLGLTYGQTLRKIVLPQVVKRVLPAIGNEVINLVKDSSLVYILGIGDLLRAGKIAMSRDVTLIPLVLVAAIYLALTAILTLLFKQLEKRFSYYK; the protein is encoded by the coding sequence ATGGATTATATCATGGAAATTTTACCAGCATTACTTGACGGGGCGAAAACAACCTTACTTGTTTTTGTCGTCACGCTAGTTTGTTCTATCCCGCTAGGAGCTATAGTGGCAGTAGGAAACATTAGTAAAATAGCTCCACTGAAATTTATTTTAAACATTTACATCTGGATTATGCGAGGTACACCATTACTTTTACAATTAATTTTTATCTATTATGGTTTGCCGATTATCGGAGTTGTTTTTGACCGAATGGACGCGGTGTTTATTGCTTTTATTTTAAATTATGCTGCTTATTTCGCAGAGATTTTCCGGGGTGGCTTTTTATCAATCGAAAACGGACAATATGAAAGTGCTAAAGTTCTTGGTCTAACTTACGGTCAAACGCTTCGAAAAATTGTTTTACCGCAAGTTGTCAAACGTGTTTTGCCAGCAATCGGAAATGAAGTTATCAATTTAGTAAAAGACTCTTCGTTAGTTTACATCCTTGGCATTGGTGATTTACTAAGAGCAGGAAAAATTGCTATGAGTAGAGACGTTACTTTAATTCCACTCGTATTAGTGGCTGCAATATACTTAGCGTTAACGGCTATCCTAACGCTACTATTTAAACAATTAGAAAAACGTTTTAGTTATTATAAATGA
- a CDS encoding sensor histidine kinase, producing the protein MNWWSYIKDKRFFLLFFCSIMFFVGVLISIDPNSKLTLGNFIYLYVFVFVFLLSYLVLGYFFKYNYWREMEDLVSGEIEENIIELLPKPRTREQAFFNQLMAKKHKEELRTISKLQDKQQEYHDFILYWVHEVKTPVVASKMLINNPDLNDTKTIFKQIDEELETIDKLVMQALYFSRLDTFSKDYFIQEQNLGAVMRESVKRHSKLFIGKKMKLDLQNVDIDVRTDSKWLGFIIDQVLSNALKYTADGGDIQIWCDTEVTGKKVLHIKDNGRGIKEEDLPRVFEQGFTGTIGRQEKKATGMGLYLAKQMAKKLGHEICIESKSEIGTEVRIYFEQKDDYLLIAKD; encoded by the coding sequence ATGAACTGGTGGAGCTATATAAAAGATAAACGATTTTTCTTATTGTTCTTTTGCAGTATTATGTTTTTCGTCGGGGTATTAATTTCAATTGATCCTAACAGTAAATTAACTCTCGGGAATTTCATTTACTTATATGTCTTTGTTTTTGTCTTCCTGCTTTCTTACTTAGTGTTAGGCTACTTCTTTAAATACAATTATTGGCGTGAAATGGAAGACCTAGTAAGTGGCGAAATTGAAGAAAATATCATTGAATTATTACCAAAACCGCGAACACGCGAGCAAGCTTTTTTTAATCAGCTAATGGCAAAAAAACATAAAGAAGAATTACGAACCATTAGTAAACTTCAAGATAAACAACAAGAATATCATGATTTCATTTTATACTGGGTACATGAAGTGAAAACTCCTGTTGTAGCAAGCAAAATGTTAATTAATAACCCAGATTTAAATGATACCAAAACAATTTTTAAACAGATTGATGAAGAATTAGAAACAATTGATAAATTAGTAATGCAAGCACTCTATTTTTCAAGGCTTGATACGTTTTCTAAAGACTATTTCATCCAAGAACAAAATCTTGGTGCTGTTATGCGCGAATCAGTTAAGCGTCACTCCAAGCTTTTCATTGGTAAAAAGATGAAACTTGATTTACAAAATGTAGATATTGATGTGCGAACTGATAGTAAATGGCTGGGCTTTATTATCGATCAAGTGTTATCTAACGCATTAAAATATACTGCTGATGGTGGCGATATTCAAATTTGGTGCGATACAGAAGTAACCGGAAAAAAAGTGCTTCACATTAAAGACAACGGTCGAGGTATTAAAGAAGAAGATTTACCTCGCGTCTTTGAACAAGGCTTTACCGGCACAATCGGTCGCCAAGAAAAGAAAGCAACTGGAATGGGGCTATATCTCGCTAAGCAAATGGCGAAGAAATTAGGTCATGAAATTTGTATCGAGTCTAAAAGTGAAATAGGGACAGAAGTACGCATTTACTTTGAACAAAAAGACGATTACTTACTAATAGCGAAAGATTAA